Proteins from a genomic interval of Halopseudomonas litoralis:
- a CDS encoding efflux transporter outer membrane subunit: MKRSLMCLAVLGVLSGCSMIPEYERPASPVADVWPTDEAYATQNSETQAMNLGWQDFFLDPQLQRLIGIALANNRDLRIAALNVEAYRSLYGIQRAALLPDVTADGSGTRTRTPEGLSPTGEATTGGQYSATLGVAWELDLFGRLNSLSAQALEEYLASEATQRSVQISLIASVANSYLTWQADRELLAVTAQTLEAYEDSLSLVQRSYDVGVASTLELTQARTAVETARSAQAQYRRLVAQDRNALTQLLGQNVSLDDVESGGLEMGLLADLPVGLPSELLFKRPDVVAAEHQLLAANASIGAARAAFFPSIRLTGAAGSASNDLSELFDSGSGYWNFMPSISIPIFNAGRLRANLDYTEISRDIRVAEYEQTIQDAFRDVADGLTAHETYADQVQAQRNLLDVSERYYTVAEQRYRTGVDSHLTLLDAQRQLLSAQQQLVNDRRNQLISEVNLFKALGGGWQIEDAAAASAIPEA; the protein is encoded by the coding sequence GTGAAACGATCTTTGATGTGTCTGGCTGTGTTGGGGGTCTTGAGCGGCTGCTCGATGATCCCCGAATATGAACGACCTGCTTCGCCGGTAGCCGATGTCTGGCCGACGGACGAAGCCTACGCAACGCAAAACTCCGAAACGCAGGCGATGAACCTCGGTTGGCAGGATTTTTTCCTGGATCCGCAGTTGCAGCGTCTGATCGGTATTGCCTTGGCAAACAACAGGGATCTGCGTATTGCTGCACTGAATGTGGAGGCCTACCGCTCGCTGTACGGTATCCAGCGCGCCGCGCTGTTGCCGGATGTAACGGCTGACGGCAGTGGCACCCGCACGCGCACACCGGAGGGGCTCAGCCCCACCGGCGAGGCAACCACTGGCGGCCAGTATTCCGCAACCTTGGGTGTGGCCTGGGAGCTGGATCTGTTTGGTCGACTGAACAGTCTCAGCGCGCAGGCGCTGGAAGAATACCTGGCCAGCGAAGCGACCCAGCGCAGTGTGCAGATCAGCCTGATCGCCAGCGTCGCCAACAGCTATCTGACCTGGCAGGCCGATCGCGAGTTGCTCGCGGTCACAGCGCAGACTCTGGAAGCCTATGAGGACAGTCTGTCGCTGGTGCAGCGCAGCTACGATGTGGGTGTTGCCTCGACCCTGGAGCTGACCCAGGCGCGCACTGCGGTGGAAACCGCACGCTCAGCGCAGGCGCAATATCGCCGTCTGGTGGCTCAGGACCGCAACGCCCTGACCCAGTTGCTCGGCCAGAACGTGTCGCTGGATGACGTGGAAAGCGGTGGACTGGAGATGGGACTGCTGGCTGACCTGCCGGTCGGCTTGCCATCCGAGCTGCTGTTCAAGCGCCCGGATGTCGTTGCTGCCGAGCATCAGCTGCTGGCGGCGAATGCCAGTATCGGCGCGGCGCGGGCGGCGTTCTTCCCGAGCATCCGGTTGACGGGTGCTGCGGGTAGTGCCAGCAACGACCTGTCAGAGCTGTTCGACAGCGGCTCGGGTTACTGGAATTTCATGCCGAGTATCAGCATCCCGATTTTCAACGCCGGGCGGCTGCGGGCGAACCTGGATTACACGGAGATCTCCCGTGATATTCGAGTGGCCGAATATGAGCAGACGATCCAGGATGCGTTCCGGGATGTGGCAGACGGTCTGACGGCCCATGAAACCTATGCTGATCAGGTGCAGGCGCAGCGTAATCTGCTGGATGTCAGTGAGCGTTACTACACTGTGGCTGAACAACGTTACCGGACCGGCGTGGACAGTCACCTGACCTTGCTCGACGCACAGAGGCAGCTTCTCTCCGCGCAGCAGCAGCTGGTCAATGATCGGCGTAATCAGTTGATCAGCGAAGTGAACCTGTTCAAGGCGCTGGGTGGTGGCTGGCAGATTGAAGACGCGGCGGCGGCATCGGCAATTCCGGAGGCTTGA
- a CDS encoding Crp/Fnr family transcriptional regulator, with protein sequence MYLIGDQPAYAEKLINTLQRIPAQLLEGLEPCAEPIRLESVEDLYSMVGNRNLYLLKSGLLHAWIDGKPLFYVQEGDLIGLRQGLNTAPCVYMSDEPLVLMPFDREALFRHIHASNTRQELFTQYILGQAALMSDALARSKPLDMRPVTGFQHFAPGAELIREGDDAGHVFIITEGHAEAFVGGIKVGDVQKDEIFGAMALFTREKRSATVIASAPTTVMMIPKEQFLALMQSNPRIAHSLIESMARRIDLMNKELTHYKQLTVN encoded by the coding sequence ATGTATCTCATCGGCGACCAACCGGCCTACGCGGAAAAGCTGATCAACACCCTGCAGCGCATTCCTGCACAGCTCCTCGAGGGACTTGAACCTTGCGCCGAGCCGATCAGACTGGAATCGGTAGAGGACCTGTACAGCATGGTGGGCAACAGGAATCTGTACCTGCTGAAAAGCGGGCTGTTGCACGCGTGGATCGATGGCAAGCCGTTGTTCTATGTGCAGGAGGGCGATCTCATTGGGCTGCGTCAGGGCCTCAACACCGCTCCCTGCGTCTATATGAGCGACGAACCTCTGGTGCTGATGCCTTTTGATCGTGAAGCTCTGTTTCGTCATATCCACGCCAGCAATACGCGCCAGGAATTATTCACTCAATACATCCTCGGCCAAGCCGCATTGATGTCCGATGCGCTGGCTCGCAGCAAACCACTGGATATGCGCCCGGTTACCGGCTTTCAGCATTTTGCACCCGGCGCGGAACTGATCCGTGAGGGTGATGACGCCGGTCATGTTTTCATCATCACCGAAGGACATGCAGAAGCCTTTGTCGGCGGCATCAAGGTCGGCGATGTACAGAAGGACGAGATCTTCGGCGCCATGGCTCTGTTCACTCGAGAGAAACGATCAGCCACCGTCATTGCCAGTGCACCAACCACAGTCATGATGATTCCCAAGGAGCAGTTTCTGGCACTGATGCAGAGTAATCCGCGCATCGCCCACAGTCTGATTGAAAGCATGGCACGGCGGATAGACTTGATGAACAAGGAATTGACGCATTACAAACAACTGACAGTAAATTAA
- a CDS encoding TfoX/Sxy family protein, giving the protein MTDNELLTLRNLGKTSVQWLRASGIHSAEELRRRGPVAAYCAVRSRGFGASRTLLFAIAGALQDVHWNQLDPSYKQQLLQQLEERQEL; this is encoded by the coding sequence ATGACTGACAACGAACTCCTCACCCTGCGCAATCTCGGCAAGACCTCGGTGCAATGGTTGCGCGCCAGCGGTATACACAGCGCCGAAGAACTCCGCCGGCGCGGCCCGGTCGCCGCTTATTGTGCGGTCCGCTCACGCGGCTTCGGGGCATCCCGAACCTTGCTGTTCGCCATCGCCGGCGCCCTTCAGGACGTGCACTGGAATCAACTCGACCCAAGCTACAAGCAACAACTGTTGCAGCAGCTGGAGGAGCGGCAGGAGTTATAG
- a CDS encoding bifunctional aminoglycoside phosphotransferase/ATP-binding protein, producing MSQTLLTALQDPALYDHPVTGFTLMETHISWVLLTGDFVYKIKKPVNFGFLDYSTLEQRAHFCAEEVRLNRRLAPDLYLDVIAIHGSETAPNLQSDGPAIEYMVKTRQFRQQDLLGNMQRAGELTAAHIDSLAATLAGFHQQIEHAPLDSTWGEPEQVHAPVAQNFEQIRPLLSDPADLTQLEQLEQWAHTTFQRLIPQLAQRKAEGLIRECHGDIYLDNVTLIDGQVTIFDCIEFNDAFRWIDVMSDVAFMAMDLEDRGLSDLSQQFVNAWLEHTGDYAGLVVLNYYKAHRAMVRAKVALLSLAPDISEQRRAEIMARYRGYTALADGYTGIPRRYGLLTHGVSGSGKSTLSQQLVNRLGVIRIRSDVERKRLFGSGRPAAGLYSADLSQQTYNRLAQLTAQILAAGYPVVVDATHLQQAQRQQVRQAIEEQGAPCLILHCRASLDTIEIWLNERQRKGGDPSDADIHVVRHQLEQLEPLDEDEQQITLIVDTDQRDSIDQLTKQLSARV from the coding sequence GTGAGCCAGACACTGCTGACCGCCCTGCAAGACCCGGCCTTATACGACCATCCGGTTACCGGTTTCACGCTGATGGAAACCCATATTTCCTGGGTGCTTCTCACCGGCGACTTCGTTTACAAGATCAAGAAGCCGGTGAATTTCGGCTTTCTCGATTATTCCACGCTCGAACAGCGAGCGCACTTCTGTGCTGAAGAGGTACGCCTGAACCGCCGCCTGGCGCCCGATCTTTATCTGGACGTTATCGCCATCCACGGCAGCGAAACAGCGCCCAACCTGCAGAGCGACGGTCCCGCCATCGAATACATGGTCAAGACTCGACAGTTCCGACAGCAGGACCTGCTCGGCAATATGCAGCGCGCCGGCGAACTGACCGCCGCACATATCGATTCCCTGGCTGCGACGCTCGCCGGCTTCCACCAGCAGATCGAACACGCGCCACTGGATTCGACCTGGGGCGAGCCTGAACAGGTCCATGCTCCCGTGGCCCAGAACTTCGAGCAGATCCGACCGCTGTTGAGTGATCCGGCCGATCTGACCCAGCTCGAACAGCTCGAGCAATGGGCGCATACTACCTTCCAACGACTGATTCCCCAACTGGCACAACGTAAGGCCGAAGGTCTCATTCGTGAATGCCACGGCGATATCTATCTGGACAATGTCACCCTTATTGACGGACAAGTGACCATCTTCGACTGCATAGAGTTCAATGACGCCTTCCGCTGGATCGATGTCATGAGCGACGTAGCGTTCATGGCCATGGACCTGGAAGACCGCGGCCTGTCGGATCTTTCGCAGCAGTTCGTCAATGCCTGGCTGGAACATACCGGTGACTATGCCGGCCTTGTCGTGCTGAACTATTACAAGGCACACCGGGCCATGGTACGGGCCAAGGTGGCGCTGCTGAGCCTTGCGCCGGACATCAGCGAACAGCGACGCGCCGAGATCATGGCTCGTTATCGGGGCTATACCGCACTGGCGGATGGTTACACCGGGATTCCACGCCGCTACGGCCTGCTTACCCATGGTGTGTCCGGCTCCGGGAAAAGCACCTTGAGCCAGCAGTTGGTCAACCGCCTTGGGGTCATCCGCATACGCTCCGACGTCGAGCGCAAGCGCCTGTTCGGCAGTGGCCGTCCGGCCGCCGGCCTGTATTCCGCCGACCTGAGTCAGCAGACCTACAACCGCCTGGCCCAGCTCACCGCCCAGATCCTCGCTGCCGGCTACCCCGTCGTGGTCGATGCCACTCACCTGCAACAGGCCCAGCGCCAGCAAGTCCGTCAGGCCATTGAAGAACAGGGGGCACCCTGCCTGATCCTGCATTGCCGGGCCTCCCTGGATACCATCGAGATCTGGCTGAATGAACGTCAGCGCAAGGGCGGCGACCCCTCCGACGCCGATATTCATGTTGTTCGCCACCAGCTGGAACAGCTGGAGCCGCTGGACGAGGATGAACAGCAGATCACCTTGATCGTGGATACCGATCAGCGTGACAGTATCGATCAGCTCACGAAACAACTCAGCGCTCGGGTATGA
- the mrcB gene encoding penicillin-binding protein 1B: protein MGRKRSKRTTRKVGFWRRWSGLLWKLALVGLVLFAGLAIYLDAVVQEKFSGKRWAVPAKVFARPLELYAGQKLNRDDFVTELSALGYRSVSAINQPGQMSVAGGRVDVYTRGFQSFEGSEPAQRLSVRFQGQQVTGLSGSGEVVMARLEPLMIGGIYPAHNEDRILIRLDQAPPYLVEALVAVEDREFFQHFGISPKGIARAAYVNIAAGGVVQGGSTLTQQLVKNFYLNSDRSLIRKGTEAIMAVLLELHYSKEAILEAYLNEVFLGQDGQRAVHGFGLASQYYFAQPLHELELHQVALLVGMVKGPSLFNPRRQPERAKKRRDLVIQMLEEQGVITDEQARLAIARPLDVTVRGTMADTSYPAFMDLIKRQLREDYQDEDLTSEGLRIFTSFDPLLQLKAEKAVETAFKRLGERAGKEMEAAMVVTGAQTGEVLALVGGRNPRFSGFNRALDAARPIGSLIKPAVFLTALEQPQTYSLITLIDDSPITLPAEQGKTWSPQNYSRKSHGLVPLHEALARSYNQATVRLGVDVGVDKVLETVERMGVRHGWPAYPAMLLGSGAMTPMQVTDMYQTLASGGFNTPLRAIRNVLTAEGEQLSRYPFKVQQRFDSATIFLMQEGLARVMAEGTGRSAYNQVPSSIRLAGKTGTTNDLRDSWFAGFSDDLLAVSWLGRDDNGQTRLTGATGALQVWSTFMAEAHPTSLSEVPPGDIVYAWVDRLTGEGSDQSCPDTVQVPFRAGYEPLPGPGCRPLIDTAPVKEGAGRVMDVIRGWLQ from the coding sequence ATGGGTAGAAAACGCAGTAAACGGACCACCCGCAAGGTCGGGTTCTGGAGGCGCTGGTCAGGTCTGCTTTGGAAGCTGGCGCTGGTAGGACTGGTGTTGTTTGCCGGCCTGGCAATCTATCTGGATGCCGTGGTTCAGGAAAAGTTTTCCGGTAAGCGTTGGGCCGTACCGGCCAAGGTGTTTGCCCGGCCGCTGGAGCTGTATGCCGGCCAGAAACTCAATCGCGACGACTTTGTCACCGAGCTCTCAGCGCTCGGATACCGCTCGGTTTCGGCAATCAATCAACCGGGGCAGATGTCCGTTGCTGGCGGTCGGGTGGATGTATACACCCGCGGCTTCCAATCGTTTGAAGGTTCCGAACCGGCGCAGCGGCTCAGCGTACGCTTTCAGGGGCAGCAGGTCACAGGATTGTCGGGCAGCGGCGAGGTGGTCATGGCCCGGCTCGAGCCATTGATGATTGGCGGCATCTATCCTGCGCACAATGAAGACCGGATTCTCATCCGCCTGGATCAGGCGCCTCCCTATCTGGTGGAAGCGCTGGTGGCGGTCGAAGACCGGGAATTCTTCCAGCATTTCGGTATCTCGCCCAAGGGCATTGCCCGGGCGGCCTATGTCAATATCGCCGCCGGCGGTGTAGTGCAAGGCGGTAGCACGCTGACCCAGCAACTGGTGAAGAACTTCTATCTGAACAGCGACCGCAGTCTGATCCGCAAGGGCACCGAGGCGATCATGGCGGTATTGCTGGAACTGCACTATTCCAAGGAAGCCATTCTCGAAGCCTACCTGAATGAAGTCTTCCTGGGTCAGGATGGGCAGCGTGCGGTACATGGTTTCGGCCTGGCCAGTCAGTATTATTTCGCCCAGCCGCTGCATGAGCTGGAGCTGCATCAGGTGGCGCTGCTGGTGGGTATGGTCAAGGGCCCCTCGCTGTTCAATCCGCGTCGCCAGCCTGAACGCGCCAAGAAGCGCCGCGATCTGGTGATCCAGATGCTGGAAGAGCAGGGCGTGATTACCGACGAGCAGGCGCGCCTGGCAATAGCCAGGCCGCTGGATGTGACCGTGCGCGGGACCATGGCCGATACCAGCTATCCGGCCTTCATGGATCTGATCAAGCGCCAGTTGCGCGAAGACTACCAGGACGAGGACCTGACCAGCGAAGGACTGCGGATTTTTACCAGTTTCGACCCGCTGCTGCAGCTCAAGGCCGAGAAGGCTGTCGAAACGGCCTTCAAGCGGCTGGGTGAGCGTGCGGGCAAGGAAATGGAAGCGGCCATGGTGGTCACAGGCGCCCAGACCGGCGAGGTTCTGGCGCTGGTCGGAGGCCGCAATCCGCGCTTCTCCGGTTTCAATCGGGCGCTGGATGCGGCGCGGCCAATTGGTTCGCTGATCAAGCCGGCAGTCTTTCTGACCGCGCTTGAGCAGCCGCAAACCTATTCGCTGATCACCCTGATCGACGACTCACCGATCACCTTGCCTGCGGAGCAGGGCAAAACCTGGTCGCCGCAGAACTACAGTCGAAAGAGTCATGGCCTGGTACCGCTGCACGAGGCGCTGGCCCGCTCCTATAACCAGGCGACCGTGCGTTTGGGGGTGGATGTCGGGGTCGACAAAGTGCTGGAAACCGTCGAGCGGATGGGCGTGCGCCACGGCTGGCCGGCCTACCCGGCGATGCTGCTGGGGTCTGGCGCGATGACGCCGATGCAGGTCACGGACATGTATCAGACCCTGGCCAGTGGCGGCTTCAATACTCCGCTGCGGGCGATTCGCAACGTCCTGACGGCAGAGGGTGAACAGCTCAGCCGCTATCCGTTCAAGGTTCAGCAACGCTTCGACTCGGCGACCATCTTCCTCATGCAGGAAGGTTTGGCTCGGGTCATGGCGGAAGGAACCGGACGCTCGGCCTATAATCAGGTACCGTCCAGTATCAGGCTGGCGGGCAAGACCGGGACTACCAATGATTTGCGTGACAGCTGGTTCGCCGGCTTCTCCGATGATCTGCTGGCAGTGAGCTGGCTGGGCCGGGATGATAATGGGCAGACGCGTCTGACCGGGGCCACCGGTGCGCTGCAGGTATGGAGCACGTTCATGGCCGAGGCGCATCCGACCAGTCTGTCCGAGGTGCCGCCCGGTGATATTGTGTACGCCTGGGTTGATCGACTGACGGGTGAAGGCAGTGATCAAAGCTGCCCGGATACGGTGCAGGTACCCTTCCGTGCCGGCTACGAGCCGTTGCCGGGCCCAGGCTGCAGGCCGCTGATCGACACCGCGCCAGTGAAGGAAGGCGCTGGTCGGGTAATGGATGTCATCCGCGGATGGCTGCAATGA
- a CDS encoding tetratricopeptide repeat protein, giving the protein MVLAGCAGSGGSIPVTDSGRSVSNEDMQTGAGMSAPPSQPPQTQQRDEEGVVVLVPDEQGGSSAVESYPLDSAPVSSQPSSGASSSGAPSSGNLQQDEQLDGPVLALLTSARQHEGSGDLNSASASLERALRIAPREPQVLYRLAQVRLDQGDAAQAEQLARRGLSYAAGRPTLQAGLWGLVADARERQGDADGAAQARQRAKVAL; this is encoded by the coding sequence ATGGTATTGGCAGGTTGTGCTGGCTCGGGAGGCTCCATCCCTGTAACGGATTCGGGGCGTTCGGTATCCAACGAGGATATGCAGACGGGCGCCGGAATGTCTGCGCCCCCCTCGCAGCCCCCGCAAACGCAGCAACGGGACGAAGAGGGCGTGGTGGTATTGGTGCCTGACGAACAGGGCGGCTCCAGTGCAGTCGAATCCTACCCGCTGGACAGTGCGCCGGTCAGTAGTCAGCCATCGAGTGGCGCTTCCTCAAGCGGCGCTCCTTCAAGTGGCAATCTGCAGCAGGACGAGCAGCTTGATGGTCCAGTGCTGGCGCTATTGACCTCGGCTCGCCAGCATGAGGGCAGCGGCGACCTCAACAGCGCATCTGCCAGTCTGGAGCGGGCGCTGCGTATTGCTCCGCGCGAACCCCAGGTGCTCTACCGGCTGGCGCAGGTTCGCCTTGATCAGGGCGATGCGGCTCAAGCCGAGCAGCTGGCGCGCCGCGGGCTGTCCTACGCCGCCGGCCGACCTACGCTTCAAGCCGGTTTGTGGGGCTTGGTGGCGGATGCGCGCGAACGGCAGGGTGATGCTGACGGTGCGGCGCAGGCGCGTCAGCGCGCCAAGGTGGCGTTGTAG
- a CDS encoding YqcC family protein produces MQRWHVLADALLELEQELRALGLWSPQAPSSAALSSQEPFCLDTLDFEQWLQWVFIPRMAAIIEADRRMPPGCNIQPMAEESFAHLGRRGHDLRSILGRIDRLAALLADQD; encoded by the coding sequence GTGCAGCGGTGGCACGTGTTGGCCGATGCGCTGTTGGAGCTCGAACAGGAATTGCGCGCGTTAGGGCTGTGGTCGCCTCAGGCGCCGTCGAGCGCGGCGCTGTCCAGCCAGGAGCCTTTCTGTCTGGATACCCTGGATTTCGAGCAATGGTTGCAATGGGTGTTCATTCCACGCATGGCGGCCATCATTGAGGCGGACAGAAGGATGCCGCCTGGCTGCAATATTCAGCCGATGGCGGAAGAATCCTTTGCTCACCTGGGACGCCGCGGCCATGACCTGCGGTCAATACTGGGGCGTATCGACAGGTTGGCCGCGCTGCTGGCGGATCAGGACTGA
- a CDS encoding DUF4124 domain-containing protein, with translation MQKSLIAVLTLGLLSTGALAQQMYQWTDERGVTQYGQLPPTGSHYRQIIVQPPPPPGGQLRAPAPLPLKPDTSARDAAAEQRRQLRAEAEQRSAACEKLRSNLDTLLNNPRLRRTTATGEVERIGEDERQLMISKAQESLRENCQNQS, from the coding sequence ATGCAGAAATCACTGATCGCCGTGCTGACACTGGGCTTGCTGAGCACCGGGGCGCTGGCGCAACAGATGTATCAATGGACTGACGAACGCGGCGTGACGCAATACGGACAGCTGCCGCCCACAGGCAGCCATTATCGACAGATCATCGTTCAGCCGCCACCGCCGCCCGGCGGCCAGTTACGCGCGCCCGCTCCCTTACCGCTGAAGCCTGACACCAGCGCCCGAGATGCAGCCGCCGAACAACGTCGGCAACTACGCGCCGAAGCCGAACAGCGCAGCGCTGCCTGCGAAAAGCTTCGCAGCAATCTCGACACCTTGCTCAACAACCCGCGCTTGCGCCGCACCACCGCAACCGGAGAAGTCGAGCGAATTGGGGAAGACGAGCGCCAGCTGATGATCAGCAAGGCACAGGAAAGTCTGCGGGAAAACTGTCAGAATCAGTCCTGA
- a CDS encoding acetolactate synthase 3 large subunit: MELLSGAEMVVRSLRDEGVKFIYGYPGGALLHVYDAIFRQDDVTHVLVRHEQAAAHMADGYARATGQPGVVLVTSGPGATNTITGIATAYMDSIPMVVISGQVASHMVGTDAFQETDMVGISRPIVKHSFIVKDPRDIPEIVKKAFYLAQTGRPGPVVIDIPKDMTNPAEKFEYSYPKKVKLRSYNPAVRGHSGQIRKALEMLVEARRPIIYSGGGVIMGGAARQLTDLGKELGVPVTNTLMGLGGFPGSDQQFLGMLGMHGSYAANVAMHHADVVMCVGARFDDRVINGATKFCPNAKFIHIDIDPASISKTIKADIPIVGPVDSVLTEMLAISREHKLRPNADVLGAWWKQIAEWRGDGKLFPYDMGDGSIIKPQTVIETLWDVTKGDAYVTSDVGQHQMFAAQYYPFNKPNRWINSGGLGTMGFGLPAAMGVQLHHPDAAVACVTGEGSIQMNIQELSTCLQYDLPVKIITLNNQALGMVRQWQDMQYNSRYSHSYMDSLPDFIKLAESYGHIGMRVEKPEDLKSAMEEAFSHTKRLVFMDIRVDNTEHVYPMQIAGGSMRDMWLSKTERT, translated from the coding sequence GTGGAACTTTTATCCGGCGCTGAGATGGTCGTCCGCTCATTGCGTGACGAGGGTGTTAAATTTATATATGGGTACCCGGGTGGTGCCCTGTTGCACGTTTATGATGCGATCTTCCGTCAGGATGACGTAACGCACGTGCTGGTACGTCATGAGCAGGCTGCCGCGCACATGGCTGACGGCTATGCGCGTGCCACCGGCCAGCCCGGTGTGGTGCTGGTGACGTCCGGTCCCGGCGCGACCAATACCATCACCGGTATTGCCACCGCCTATATGGACTCCATTCCGATGGTGGTCATTTCCGGTCAGGTTGCCAGCCACATGGTCGGCACCGACGCGTTCCAGGAAACCGACATGGTCGGTATTTCCCGTCCGATCGTGAAGCACAGCTTCATCGTCAAGGACCCGCGTGATATTCCGGAGATCGTCAAGAAGGCCTTCTATCTGGCCCAGACCGGTCGCCCCGGCCCTGTTGTCATCGATATTCCCAAGGACATGACCAACCCTGCCGAGAAGTTCGAGTACAGCTACCCGAAAAAGGTCAAGCTGCGCTCCTACAATCCGGCAGTCCGCGGTCATTCCGGGCAGATCCGCAAGGCGCTTGAGATGCTGGTCGAAGCGCGTCGTCCGATCATCTATTCCGGCGGCGGCGTGATCATGGGCGGTGCTGCCAGGCAGCTGACCGATCTGGGCAAGGAACTGGGTGTTCCGGTTACCAATACCCTGATGGGTTTGGGTGGTTTCCCGGGCAGCGATCAACAGTTTCTCGGCATGCTCGGGATGCATGGCAGCTATGCTGCCAACGTCGCCATGCACCATGCCGATGTGGTGATGTGTGTCGGAGCACGCTTTGACGACCGGGTCATCAATGGCGCTACCAAATTCTGTCCGAACGCCAAGTTCATTCATATCGATATCGACCCGGCGTCCATCTCGAAAACCATCAAGGCGGACATTCCGATTGTCGGTCCGGTCGACAGCGTTCTGACCGAAATGCTGGCTATCTCGCGTGAGCACAAACTGCGGCCGAACGCCGATGTGCTGGGTGCATGGTGGAAGCAGATCGCCGAATGGCGTGGTGACGGCAAGCTGTTCCCCTACGATATGGGTGATGGCTCCATCATCAAGCCGCAGACGGTTATCGAAACCCTGTGGGATGTCACCAAGGGCGATGCCTATGTGACCTCGGATGTCGGTCAGCATCAGATGTTTGCTGCCCAGTACTATCCGTTCAACAAGCCCAATCGCTGGATCAATTCCGGCGGCCTGGGCACCATGGGCTTCGGCTTGCCGGCAGCCATGGGCGTGCAGCTGCATCATCCCGATGCGGCGGTGGCCTGTGTTACCGGCGAAGGCAGCATCCAGATGAACATTCAGGAACTGTCGACCTGCCTGCAATATGATCTGCCGGTCAAGATCATCACCCTGAACAACCAGGCGTTGGGTATGGTGCGTCAGTGGCAGGACATGCAATACAACAGCCGCTATTCGCATTCCTATATGGATTCGCTGCCGGATTTCATCAAGCTCGCCGAGTCCTATGGTCACATCGGTATGCGCGTCGAGAAGCCGGAAGATCTCAAGTCGGCGATGGAAGAGGCGTTCTCCCACACCAAGCGACTGGTGTTCATGGATATACGCGTGGACAACACCGAACACGTCTATCCGATGCAGATCGCGGGCGGTTCGATGCGTGATATGTGGCTGAGCAAGACGGAGCGTACCTGA
- the ilvN gene encoding acetolactate synthase small subunit, with protein sequence MRHIISVLLENEPGALSRVVGLFSQRNYNIETLTVAATEDPTLSRLTLTTIGQEDVIEQITKNLNKLIEVVKLVNLSEGAHIERELMLVKIKATGAQRAEVKRTTDIFRGQIVDVTSSVYTVQLAGTSDKLDSFIEAVGPATVLEVVRTGVSGIARGEKVLSI encoded by the coding sequence ATGAGACATATCATTTCCGTACTGCTGGAAAACGAGCCCGGTGCACTGTCTCGCGTGGTCGGGTTGTTCTCTCAGCGTAACTACAACATCGAAACCCTGACCGTAGCGGCTACGGAAGACCCGACGCTGTCGCGTCTGACGCTGACCACCATCGGTCAGGAAGATGTCATCGAGCAGATCACCAAGAACCTCAACAAGCTGATCGAGGTGGTGAAGCTGGTCAATCTGTCCGAAGGCGCGCACATCGAGCGTGAGCTGATGTTGGTCAAGATCAAGGCTACCGGCGCGCAGCGCGCCGAGGTCAAGCGGACCACTGATATCTTCCGCGGCCAGATTGTCGATGTGACCAGTAGTGTGTATACCGTTCAGCTTGCAGGTACATCTGATAAGCTGGACAGCTTTATCGAAGCGGTTGGCCCGGCGACAGTACTGGAAGTCGTGCGCACCGGAGTGTCCGGTATTGCGCGCGGTGAGAAGGTTCTGAGCATTTAA